From the genome of Psychroserpens ponticola, one region includes:
- a CDS encoding lamin tail domain-containing protein codes for MKKKYAHIVITFFCGIMFSYGQVSDLIISEYVEGSSNNKYIEIYNGTGSAVDLTDYEVWRAANGNAWPDAKILPTGTLADGATYVIAHTLANGTILAAADLTSYNASWNGDDAVGLAKDIAGTFTLIDAVGVGGVDPGTAWNVAGTNNATANHTLVRKVNTCAPNTNWVTSAGTTVANSEWVVTAVDDFASLDSHTSVCTDTYLNFAVASSTLVENGVSIDVCVSILNPSASVATTVDIILDGSSSATNGTDYDDGTSAISFPVTVTFPANTTADQCLTIFIAIDDLVYEGDETVVLDLTNPTGGTAADLGGNTNHVLTILDDETPVIADVVITEIMYNTTGGDDEWIEICNTTGLDQVLNNYSVEVNGTPRFTFPSTGTIIAGGDCILVAIRDSGGAFNPGCNFTTIYNDNVCCADILINSPTGVGVDIELIASDGSTIVDAVNYDDNDLGGPNNAADGGGSSLHVTDDSLDNSDTASNWQFVADGGSPGFNTLISQCSSMEPEINVEGDINTFPNIYNADIMPSYLDNTLFSDDIPISSSETKSFRIQNIGTADLIVSNIEIIGANAGDFSVTPPSAFNIIIEDISTMTNLEVFDVTFTPTVAGERNATVRITNNDSADGEGEEVFVFAIRGVGICTSAVNTVTPLSGPDNTVVTISGNDLGGTTSVTFAGSAIAHTVVSPTEIEVSIPDASISGNIVVTNNLGCQTSDFFTVIDNLSTSCQGTSGLSPTDLFISEITDAPYGSHTYIEIFNGTGAPVNLADYEIRIHHNGSANAGGDIADLDAGVTMPNNSVYVIGIGGVDSTDPEGGYTADDFFSLSGVNNNDNIRLYTDDGTTETWIDVWGRTDGTAFTTAPKGYTYRRKNTGITVPRTDNWQLPDDMQDDWLAYSPVNYDDIGNFDFSAGDPPLITDEPDPMDSPCDTSATFSLSADQGYLGGLPLAYQWFVSVPGVDGWTALSNGAPYSGATTATLTISNTVGLYNYQYYCQVRENLNTCYTASEAVRVTTKSTTWVSPGNWDNNAPDINTIAVLDFNYDTTVNGSFSACSLTIDSGTLVIKNGDYVEIQNDLIVNGNLEIDNEGSLVMIDDTGTVSGSGNTNVYKTTTEMETYDYTYWSPPVDYSVSGTSAQTVLTGFRPSRIYGFDTSEFSDLDADSFDDDNNSWTPHFSSMSSGIGYAAMSNGTGSHFRSITFNGPLNTGIIPVTVALSGNGADSTDDWNLLGNPYPSAISVDTFVSHNANLSGTVYLWTHEDDISISNPGPDAYNFNSNDYAMYNAIGGVGTASTGTVTSFTPLGYIASGQGFFIDAITAGTVEFTNGMRNKTYSNNEFFRNSDPSTTTTAFTEKDRMWLNLTNPDGAFSQILIGYVDDGTLGKDRLYDGIRMVGSNYIDFYSKDETNLYKYGIQGRPPFTIEDVVPLGYDSGILGELTIALYKAEGELSDINIYLRDNLLNTIHELNNSHYTFTTEDGNFTNRFEIIYQTDALSIGENEISQNDITIIELQNGSVKFSVGNNLTISTIEIIDLLGRTLYNLKGNNSTEIFELNNLSQTAYIAKISLSNGQTITKRAIKRN; via the coding sequence ATGAAAAAAAAATACGCTCATATCGTTATCACATTCTTTTGTGGTATTATGTTTTCTTATGGACAAGTATCAGACTTGATTATATCTGAGTATGTTGAAGGATCCAGTAATAATAAATATATTGAAATTTATAATGGAACTGGAAGTGCAGTTGACCTTACAGATTATGAGGTTTGGAGAGCTGCAAATGGTAATGCTTGGCCTGATGCAAAAATTTTACCAACCGGAACTTTAGCTGATGGTGCAACTTATGTGATTGCTCACACTTTAGCAAACGGAACTATTTTAGCTGCTGCAGATTTAACATCTTATAATGCCTCATGGAATGGTGATGATGCCGTAGGTTTAGCCAAAGATATTGCTGGAACTTTTACTCTTATCGATGCTGTAGGTGTAGGTGGAGTAGATCCAGGGACAGCATGGAATGTAGCTGGAACAAACAATGCTACAGCCAATCATACTTTAGTTCGAAAAGTTAATACCTGTGCACCAAATACAAACTGGGTTACTTCAGCAGGTACTACAGTGGCAAATAGTGAATGGGTAGTGACCGCTGTTGATGACTTTGCTAGCCTTGACTCTCATACTTCCGTTTGTACGGATACTTATTTAAATTTCGCAGTTGCTTCGTCTACTTTAGTTGAAAACGGAGTTTCTATTGATGTTTGTGTCAGTATACTTAACCCTTCTGCTAGTGTAGCTACAACTGTAGATATTATTTTAGACGGAAGTTCATCTGCAACCAATGGAACCGATTACGATGATGGCACCTCTGCAATATCATTTCCAGTAACTGTAACTTTTCCAGCTAACACAACCGCAGATCAATGTTTAACTATTTTTATTGCCATCGATGATTTAGTTTATGAAGGTGATGAAACTGTCGTTTTAGATTTAACTAATCCTACAGGAGGTACAGCTGCAGATTTAGGTGGAAATACAAATCATGTTTTAACAATTCTTGATGATGAAACTCCTGTAATTGCAGATGTTGTAATTACTGAAATTATGTACAATACAACCGGTGGAGATGACGAATGGATTGAAATATGTAATACAACTGGGCTAGACCAAGTGTTGAATAACTATAGTGTTGAAGTAAATGGTACACCTAGATTTACTTTTCCGTCAACAGGTACTATAATTGCAGGTGGTGATTGTATTCTGGTTGCTATTCGCGATAGTGGTGGAGCTTTCAATCCTGGTTGTAATTTTACTACAATCTATAATGATAATGTTTGTTGTGCAGATATTTTAATAAACAGTCCTACTGGAGTTGGTGTTGATATTGAATTAATTGCATCAGATGGCAGTACTATTGTTGATGCTGTAAATTATGATGATAATGATCTTGGTGGCCCAAATAATGCTGCCGATGGTGGTGGTAGTTCATTACATGTTACTGATGATTCTCTTGACAATTCTGACACTGCATCAAACTGGCAATTTGTTGCTGATGGTGGAAGTCCTGGCTTTAATACGTTAATCTCACAATGCTCATCAATGGAACCAGAGATTAATGTTGAAGGAGATATTAATACATTTCCAAATATATATAATGCTGACATTATGCCTAGCTATTTAGATAACACACTTTTTTCAGATGACATACCCATAAGTAGTTCAGAAACAAAATCTTTTAGAATTCAGAATATTGGCACTGCAGACTTAATAGTAAGTAATATCGAAATAATTGGTGCTAATGCTGGAGATTTTTCGGTGACACCACCTTCGGCTTTTAATATCATAATTGAGGATATTAGTACAATGACTAATCTTGAAGTATTTGATGTTACATTTACGCCAACTGTAGCAGGAGAACGAAATGCAACTGTAAGAATTACAAATAATGATTCCGCTGATGGTGAAGGTGAAGAAGTGTTTGTATTTGCAATCCGTGGAGTTGGTATTTGTACGTCAGCAGTAAATACAGTTACGCCTCTTAGCGGTCCTGACAACACCGTTGTTACAATTAGTGGAAATGACTTAGGAGGTACTACATCTGTTACATTTGCTGGTTCAGCTATAGCACATACAGTAGTGTCTCCAACTGAAATTGAAGTTTCAATTCCTGATGCCTCTATTTCTGGAAATATTGTAGTAACCAATAATCTTGGATGCCAAACTTCTGATTTCTTTACTGTTATTGATAATCTAAGTACGAGTTGTCAAGGAACCTCAGGTCTTTCACCAACCGATTTATTCATTTCTGAAATTACCGATGCGCCATATGGTTCACACACTTATATAGAAATTTTTAACGGAACAGGTGCTCCTGTTAATCTAGCCGATTACGAAATTAGAATTCATCATAATGGTTCAGCAAATGCAGGTGGTGACATTGCCGATTTAGATGCTGGTGTAACTATGCCTAATAATTCTGTATATGTCATAGGTATTGGAGGAGTAGACTCGACTGATCCAGAAGGAGGTTATACTGCAGATGATTTCTTTTCTTTAAGCGGAGTTAATAATAATGATAACATTCGTCTATATACTGACGATGGTACTACTGAAACTTGGATAGATGTTTGGGGTCGCACTGATGGAACCGCTTTTACTACAGCTCCAAAAGGATATACCTACAGAAGAAAAAACACTGGTATTACAGTACCTAGAACAGATAACTGGCAACTTCCAGATGACATGCAAGATGACTGGCTAGCCTATAGTCCAGTTAACTATGATGATATTGGTAATTTTGATTTCTCTGCTGGTGATCCACCATTAATTACTGACGAACCAGACCCAATGGATTCACCATGTGATACTAGTGCAACGTTCTCTCTATCTGCTGACCAAGGCTATCTAGGAGGTTTACCATTAGCTTATCAATGGTTTGTATCTGTTCCTGGTGTTGATGGTTGGACCGCTTTATCGAATGGTGCGCCTTATAGCGGAGCGACCACAGCCACACTAACGATTTCAAATACTGTTGGTCTATATAACTACCAGTACTATTGTCAAGTTAGAGAAAACTTAAATACGTGTTATACTGCTAGCGAAGCTGTTAGAGTTACAACAAAAAGTACAACTTGGGTATCACCAGGTAATTGGGATAATAATGCTCCAGATATAAATACCATTGCTGTTTTAGATTTTAATTATGATACAACTGTAAATGGAAGTTTTAGTGCTTGTTCACTAACTATCGATTCAGGTACTTTAGTGATAAAAAATGGCGACTATGTTGAAATACAAAATGATTTAATTGTAAATGGTAATTTAGAAATCGACAATGAAGGCTCTTTGGTAATGATCGACGATACTGGTACAGTTTCAGGTTCTGGAAATACCAATGTTTACAAAACAACAACAGAAATGGAAACTTACGATTACACGTACTGGTCACCTCCTGTAGATTACTCTGTTTCTGGCACTTCTGCACAAACAGTTTTAACGGGTTTCCGTCCAAGTAGAATTTATGGTTTCGATACTTCTGAATTTTCAGATTTAGATGCAGATAGCTTTGATGATGATAATAATTCATGGACTCCTCACTTTTCATCTATGTCCAGTGGAATTGGATATGCAGCAATGAGTAATGGTACAGGTTCTCACTTTCGAAGCATTACATTTAATGGACCATTAAATACTGGCATTATTCCTGTTACTGTAGCTTTAAGTGGAAATGGAGCTGATTCAACCGATGATTGGAATCTTTTAGGAAATCCATATCCTTCTGCAATCTCTGTAGATACCTTTGTTTCTCATAATGCAAATTTAAGTGGTACTGTCTACCTTTGGACACATGAAGACGATATTTCAATTTCAAATCCTGGCCCAGATGCCTACAATTTTAACTCCAATGACTATGCCATGTATAATGCAATTGGAGGAGTTGGTACAGCTTCAACAGGAACTGTAACTAGTTTTACGCCATTGGGTTACATCGCTTCTGGACAAGGCTTTTTTATAGATGCTATTACTGCTGGCACTGTTGAATTTACAAACGGCATGCGTAATAAAACATATAGCAATAATGAATTCTTTAGAAATTCAGATCCTTCTACTACAACAACTGCTTTTACCGAAAAAGATAGGATGTGGCTTAATTTGACAAATCCTGATGGTGCATTTAGCCAGATACTTATTGGATATGTGGACGATGGTACTTTAGGAAAAGATCGACTTTATGATGGTATTCGTATGGTAGGTTCTAATTATATTGATTTTTATTCAAAAGACGAAACAAACCTTTATAAATATGGTATTCAAGGAAGACCACCATTCACTATAGAAGATGTCGTTCCTTTAGGTTATGATTCTGGTATATTAGGCGAATTAACTATTGCTCTATATAAAGCTGAAGGCGAATTAAGTGATATTAATATTTATTTGAGAGACAATCTATTAAATACTATCCATGAATTAAACAATTCTCATTATACATTTACAACAGAAGATGGAAACTTCACTAATCGATTTGAAATTATTTACCAAACGGATGCTTTATCAATTGGAGAAAACGAAATTAGTCAAAACGATATCACTATAATTGAATTACAAAATGGAAGTGTAAAATTTTCAGTGGGCAATAACTTAACAATAAGCACTATTGAAATTATAGATCTTTTAGGACGTACACTTTACAATTTAAAGGGCAATAATTCTACTGAAATATTTGAATTAAATAACTTAAGTCAGACTGCTTATATAGCCAAAATAAGTTTATCAAACGGACAAACGATAACTAAGCGAGCTATTAAACGCAATTAA
- a CDS encoding TonB-dependent receptor — translation MKLIIALVICFCAIFSSKAQDIKVLDYDTNTPVIGVTIYNSNKDKSVITDIDGVASLDQFDADETIYFQSILYVKYSTNKTAIIKNNNVVFLAPNVEGLDQVVISASKFEQSKRDIPQTIVNINSADIQFSNPQTSADLLEGTGNVYIQKSQLGGGSPIIRGFSTNRLLITVDGVRMNNAIFRSGNLQNVISIDPFTIQNTEITLGAGSVVYGSDAIGGVMSFYTRKPQLSYKDSLYFNANAVARYATANKEKTGHLDFNFGLKKWAFLSSISYTDFEDLRMGKHGPDAYLRPEYVETINGVDVIVQNENPKVQVPTGYDQINFLQKVRYEPKEDLSFDLGLYYSTTSSYSRYDRLIRYRGDELRSAEWDYGPQRWFMSNFQVTKLSSSSNLYDKIQATVAYQNFQESRFDRDFQSSLRNVREEAVNAYSFNLDLEKDLSEKSSIFYGLEYVYNKVKSVGSTENSATNESILALSRYPNDSDWQSMAAYASFKYKPNPKFVFQSGLRYNYVIANADFTENNVFLNLPFDSSKIDTGAFTGTAGISWAPDEMIQWKLNASTAFRAPNIDDIGKVFDSEPGSVVVPNKNLKAEYAYGVELGLKLNFDNICIVDVATYSTFLDNALIRSDFTLNGESQIEYDGEISNVQAIQNASKERIYGFEAGIQFNFSKYLKLISQYNVVGGKQEFNGQEVPVRHVAPNFGNTHFVWQKEKLQIDVFAEYNNELSYDQLAPSEQSKDYIYALDHNGNPYSPSWYTLNFRTQYQISKAATITAAIENITDQRYLTYSSGITSPGRNLVMSLKYNL, via the coding sequence ATGAAGTTAATTATTGCACTAGTTATTTGTTTTTGCGCTATTTTTAGTTCTAAAGCTCAGGATATTAAGGTGCTTGATTATGACACAAATACACCAGTTATTGGAGTAACTATTTATAATTCGAATAAGGATAAATCTGTTATTACTGATATTGATGGTGTCGCTTCTTTGGATCAATTTGATGCTGATGAAACCATTTACTTTCAAAGTATACTTTATGTAAAATATTCAACTAATAAGACAGCAATTATAAAAAACAATAATGTCGTTTTTTTAGCGCCTAATGTTGAGGGATTAGATCAAGTGGTAATTTCTGCTTCTAAATTTGAGCAAAGTAAACGCGATATTCCTCAAACTATTGTTAATATAAATTCTGCAGACATCCAATTTTCAAACCCTCAAACTAGTGCAGATTTACTTGAAGGTACAGGTAATGTGTATATTCAAAAAAGTCAATTAGGAGGAGGAAGTCCAATTATAAGAGGTTTTTCAACTAACAGACTTTTAATTACTGTTGATGGAGTGAGGATGAATAATGCCATATTTAGAAGTGGTAATCTTCAAAACGTGATTTCAATTGATCCGTTTACAATTCAAAACACAGAGATTACTTTGGGAGCAGGATCTGTTGTTTACGGTAGTGATGCAATAGGTGGTGTAATGAGTTTTTATACGCGGAAACCTCAATTATCTTATAAAGATTCATTGTATTTTAATGCTAATGCTGTTGCCAGATATGCTACTGCTAATAAAGAAAAAACAGGGCATTTGGATTTTAATTTTGGCTTGAAAAAATGGGCGTTTTTAAGTAGTATAAGTTATACTGATTTTGAAGATTTAAGAATGGGTAAACATGGTCCTGATGCCTATTTAAGGCCTGAGTATGTTGAAACGATTAATGGTGTAGATGTTATTGTTCAAAATGAAAATCCTAAAGTTCAAGTTCCTACAGGTTATGATCAAATTAATTTTCTTCAAAAAGTGAGATATGAACCTAAAGAGGATTTAAGTTTTGATTTGGGATTATATTATTCAACAACGTCCTCGTATTCTAGATATGATAGATTAATTAGGTATAGAGGAGATGAATTACGTTCTGCTGAATGGGATTATGGACCACAACGTTGGTTTATGAGTAATTTTCAAGTGACTAAACTTAGTAGTAGTTCAAATTTATATGATAAAATACAAGCTACTGTTGCCTACCAAAATTTTCAGGAGAGTAGGTTTGATCGTGATTTTCAATCTAGTTTAAGAAATGTAAGAGAAGAAGCAGTAAATGCTTATTCTTTTAATCTTGATCTAGAAAAAGACTTAAGTGAAAAAAGCTCGATTTTTTATGGTTTGGAGTATGTTTATAATAAGGTAAAGTCAGTGGGTTCTACTGAAAACAGTGCAACAAATGAATCTATCTTAGCATTATCAAGATATCCTAATGATTCAGATTGGCAATCTATGGCTGCTTATGCAAGTTTTAAATATAAACCAAATCCTAAGTTTGTATTTCAATCAGGTTTGAGATACAATTATGTTATTGCTAATGCCGATTTCACTGAAAACAATGTGTTTTTAAACCTTCCTTTTGACAGTTCAAAAATTGATACAGGAGCTTTTACGGGAACTGCTGGAATAAGTTGGGCTCCAGATGAAATGATTCAATGGAAACTAAATGCATCTACAGCATTTAGAGCACCTAATATTGATGATATTGGTAAAGTTTTTGATTCCGAACCAGGTTCAGTTGTTGTGCCAAATAAAAACTTAAAGGCTGAATATGCTTATGGTGTAGAACTTGGTCTTAAACTTAATTTTGATAATATATGCATTGTTGATGTAGCAACATATTCTACGTTTTTAGATAATGCATTAATACGAAGTGATTTTACATTAAATGGAGAATCTCAAATAGAGTATGATGGAGAAATAAGCAATGTTCAAGCCATTCAAAATGCATCTAAAGAGCGTATCTATGGTTTTGAAGCAGGAATTCAATTTAATTTTTCTAAATACTTAAAATTGATTTCTCAATATAATGTTGTGGGTGGGAAACAAGAGTTTAATGGTCAAGAGGTACCTGTTAGACATGTTGCTCCAAATTTTGGGAATACACATTTTGTTTGGCAGAAAGAAAAGCTACAAATTGATGTATTTGCTGAATATAATAATGAATTGTCATATGATCAATTAGCGCCTTCAGAACAATCTAAAGATTATATTTATGCCTTAGATCATAATGGAAATCCTTATTCTCCTTCATGGTATACACTTAATTTTAGAACACAATATCAGATTTCTAAAGCAGCTACCATTACTGCCGCTATTGAAAACATAACAGATCAACGTTACTTAACATATTCTTCTGGTATTACTTCGCCAGGAAGAAATTTAGTAATGTCTTTAAAGTACAATTTGTAA
- the recO gene encoding DNA repair protein RecO, giving the protein MLNKNKAIVISKIRYRDNDLIAKCFTQQKGLVSYVIPGALKNTKGKSKAVYFQLLSQLQIEENFKANQSLQYIKEIKIDYIYRSVHTNVYKSSIAMFLAEILSTVLKEEEQNLQLYEYLEVTFKWLDYQEEFSNFHLLFLLNLTQYLGFYPENTNIEAPYFNLSNGLFETQKTNSYSISGGNLTLLKSLLGINFDELKTIKISSKQRQSFLAMLLLYFELHLGSFKKPKSLQVFNQVFN; this is encoded by the coding sequence ATGCTCAATAAGAACAAAGCTATTGTTATTTCTAAAATTAGATATCGCGATAACGATCTTATTGCCAAATGTTTTACGCAACAAAAAGGTCTCGTTTCATATGTAATACCAGGTGCATTAAAAAACACTAAAGGAAAATCTAAAGCCGTATATTTTCAATTATTATCACAGCTTCAAATTGAAGAAAACTTTAAAGCAAATCAATCACTTCAGTATATAAAAGAAATTAAAATTGATTATATATATAGAAGTGTACATACCAATGTTTATAAGAGTTCAATTGCTATGTTTTTGGCAGAAATTTTATCGACAGTGTTGAAGGAAGAGGAACAAAATCTTCAACTATATGAGTACCTTGAAGTCACTTTTAAATGGTTAGATTATCAAGAAGAGTTTTCTAATTTTCATTTATTGTTTCTGCTAAACCTAACTCAATACTTAGGGTTTTATCCCGAAAACACAAATATTGAAGCGCCATATTTTAACCTTTCTAATGGATTATTTGAAACACAAAAAACAAATTCATATTCCATTTCAGGAGGAAATTTAACACTGTTAAAAAGTCTATTAGGCATAAATTTTGATGAGTTAAAAACTATTAAGATAAGTTCAAAACAAAGACAATCATTTTTAGCCATGTTATTGTTATATTTTGAATTACATTTGGGCAGTTTTAAAAAACCAAAATCTCTACAAGTATTTAATCAAGTATTCAATTAG
- the porZ gene encoding type IX secretion system anionic LPS delivery protein PorZ — translation MKRYFTIIFSLFILAFNTLSAQDFSSLWTGHFSYLNIKDFSNSPDLLFAASENAVFTLEYATNTLEEISTINGLSGETISTIYFSDSNDLLFIGYETGLINIVSVGDNEVISVIDILNKVTIPPNLKRINHFYEDNGLVYISTDFGISVYDLDRLEFGDTYFIGSGGTQIKVNQTTVFGDFIYAACGDNSAIKKADIFNPNLINFSEWQTISSGNFIGIQGIDDKLYSIRDNGIIYRLVSDNLNQLFTYPEIPVDIRTVNSDLIVTTPETVYVYDSDFNSLATATTNTVFDTVFTAATINDQDELFIGTNGLVSLGKPGYGVLKASFNDPTNYEEIHPDGPLKNSVFSIETPPNEIWAVFGGYSRTFNTSGATRRSGISHFKNNEWINTPYDSILAVIPNPVFLSDISVNPFNTNQVFISSYSSGLLEILDEVPVMLYNQNNSTLIPFAGDFKLTTASVFDRNGALWVMNGRVPKPLNKFENGVWTSYDFTPIIPVPPSNSNLGFTSIVVNDQKSVFTGTFSFGLVGFNEDSSQLSFASGEAENFPSPNVRSLAFDNNGQLWIGTEKGLRILFSPPNFFSNPNVNNIVILEEGIPKELLSSQLITAITVDGSNNKWVGTAGSGLFYFSPDGQETIFHFTTNNSPLPVNTINDVSIDSETGRVYIATSKGMVSFSSGGTKTEESLDQAFVYPNPVRPEYNILGSNNLNDINKGVKISNLTENVNIKITDIEGNLVAEAQSTVNKRSSKANYNFAIDGGTAIWNGKNLANNVVATGVYLIFISDLDSFETKILKLLIVR, via the coding sequence ATGAAGCGTTATTTTACTATCATTTTCAGCTTATTTATTTTAGCTTTTAATACGCTCTCTGCCCAAGATTTTTCTAGCCTATGGACAGGACATTTCTCTTATCTTAATATAAAGGATTTTTCAAACAGTCCAGATTTATTATTTGCTGCTTCTGAAAATGCTGTATTTACACTTGAATATGCGACCAATACACTAGAAGAAATTTCAACAATTAATGGTTTGTCAGGCGAAACGATTTCTACCATATATTTCAGTGATAGTAATGATCTTCTTTTTATTGGTTATGAAACGGGATTAATAAATATTGTTTCAGTTGGTGATAATGAAGTGATATCTGTTATCGATATATTAAATAAGGTAACAATTCCGCCAAATCTTAAAAGGATTAATCACTTTTATGAAGATAATGGTTTGGTTTATATTTCAACTGATTTTGGGATTTCAGTATACGATTTGGATCGTTTAGAGTTTGGAGACACTTATTTTATTGGATCAGGTGGAACTCAAATTAAAGTTAATCAAACTACTGTTTTTGGAGATTTTATTTATGCAGCATGTGGTGATAATAGCGCAATAAAGAAAGCAGATATATTCAACCCTAATCTTATTAATTTTTCTGAATGGCAAACAATAAGTAGTGGTAATTTTATTGGGATCCAAGGGATTGATGACAAGTTATATAGTATTAGGGATAATGGTATTATTTATAGACTTGTTAGTGATAATCTAAACCAATTATTCACATATCCTGAAATTCCAGTTGATATTAGAACGGTAAATTCTGATTTAATTGTTACAACTCCTGAAACTGTATATGTATACGACAGTGATTTTAATAGCCTAGCTACAGCTACAACTAATACCGTTTTTGATACAGTGTTTACAGCGGCAACTATAAATGATCAAGATGAATTATTTATAGGTACAAATGGTCTTGTTTCTTTAGGGAAACCGGGTTATGGTGTCCTTAAGGCTAGCTTTAATGACCCAACAAATTATGAAGAAATTCATCCTGATGGTCCTTTAAAAAATAGTGTGTTTTCAATTGAGACACCACCAAATGAAATTTGGGCTGTTTTTGGAGGTTATTCCAGAACATTTAATACTTCTGGAGCTACGAGAAGATCTGGTATTAGTCACTTTAAAAACAATGAATGGATTAATACTCCTTATGATAGTATTTTGGCTGTAATTCCAAATCCAGTATTTTTATCAGATATTTCTGTAAACCCTTTTAATACCAATCAGGTTTTTATAAGCTCATATTCTTCTGGTTTATTAGAAATACTTGATGAAGTTCCAGTAATGTTGTACAATCAAAATAATAGTACACTTATACCTTTTGCTGGTGATTTTAAGCTTACAACAGCAAGTGTATTTGATAGAAATGGTGCGCTATGGGTTATGAATGGACGTGTTCCGAAACCCTTAAACAAATTTGAAAATGGAGTATGGACTTCATATGATTTTACGCCAATAATTCCAGTACCTCCATCAAACAGCAACCTTGGTTTCACTTCAATTGTTGTAAACGATCAAAAATCAGTTTTTACAGGTACATTTTCATTTGGACTAGTTGGTTTTAATGAAGATAGTAGTCAATTGAGTTTTGCATCAGGTGAGGCTGAAAATTTTCCTTCTCCTAATGTTAGATCTCTTGCTTTTGATAATAATGGGCAGCTTTGGATTGGGACAGAAAAAGGGTTAAGAATATTATTTAGTCCACCAAATTTCTTTAGTAATCCAAATGTTAATAATATAGTGATCTTAGAGGAAGGAATTCCAAAAGAATTACTTTCTAGCCAGCTTATTACTGCAATAACTGTAGATGGATCTAATAATAAATGGGTTGGTACTGCTGGTTCAGGACTTTTTTATTTTTCACCTGATGGTCAAGAAACCATATTTCATTTTACAACTAATAATTCTCCATTACCAGTAAATACAATTAATGATGTCTCAATTGATTCTGAAACAGGGCGAGTTTATATAGCTACATCTAAAGGAATGGTATCTTTTTCATCTGGAGGAACAAAGACAGAAGAAAGTTTAGACCAAGCTTTTGTGTACCCAAATCCAGTAAGACCAGAATATAATATTTTAGGTTCAAACAACTTAAATGATATTAATAAAGGCGTTAAAATTTCTAATCTTACTGAAAATGTAAATATTAAAATAACAGATATTGAAGGGAACCTAGTTGCTGAAGCACAATCAACAGTCAATAAAAGATCATCTAAAGCTAATTATAATTTTGCTATTGATGGTGGTACTGCTATATGGAATGGAAAAAACTTAGCAAATAATGTAGTAGCTACAGGAGTATACCTTATTTTTATTTCTGATTTAGATTCGTTTGAAACCAAAATACTAAAATTACTAATTGTAAGGTGA